In Nicotiana tabacum cultivar K326 chromosome 21, ASM71507v2, whole genome shotgun sequence, one DNA window encodes the following:
- the LOC107827483 gene encoding protein ANTAGONIST OF LIKE HETEROCHROMATIN PROTEIN 1 — protein sequence MDLISSFSFPTQQEDFNFPPSSNFFSFIQELDFPTSSNPLLPKKQKIHDFDHNPVENILNKFLGLEKNQEKIDTQVLNLCSQPIELAKNSPVLMNDQTMAMTSKKRSRENSGELISIPQDSQPLQQRRLWVKNRSNAWWEQCNNPDFPEEEFKKAFRMSKATFDIICCELESVVTKKDTMLRLAIPVRQRVAVCIWRLATGAPLREVSKRFGLGISTCHKLVLEVCTAIKGVLMAKFLQWPNDEKMNELKQEFESISGIQNVGGSMYTTHVPIIAPKDSVTAYFNKRHTERNQKTSYSVTIQGVVDPKGIFTDVCIGWPGSMTDDQVLEKSALFERANRGLLKDIWVVGNSGFPLLDWILVPFSHQNLTWTQHAFNEKVEDVQRVAKDAFMRLKGRWSCLQKRTEMKLQDLPVVLGACCVLHNICEMRGEELSPELRFDLFDDEIVPENIVRSMSALQARDQIAHKLLHHNYSGTNFL from the coding sequence ATGGATTTAATCTCTTCTTTCTCATTTCCTACACAACAAGAAGATTTTAATTTTCCTCCTAGTTCCAATTTCTTCAGCTTCATTCAAGAACTTGACTTTCCAACTTCTTCTAATCCACTCCTGcccaaaaagcaaaaaattcatgattttgatCACAACCCAGTTGAGAATATTCTAAACAAATTTCTGGGGTtggaaaaaaatcaagaaaaaattgaCACACAAGTACTAAATTTGTGTTCTCAACCTATAGAATTAGCGAAAAATTCCCCCGTTTTGATGAATGATCAGACAATGGCTATGACTAGTAAAAAACGTAGTCGTGAAAACTCAGGTGAGTTGATTTCGATCCCACAGGATTCTCAGCCTTTACAACAAAGAAGATTATGGGTTAAAAACAGGTCAAATGCATGGTGGGAACAATGCAACAATCCAGATTTTCCAGAAGAGGAATTCAAAAAAGCTTTTAGAATGAGCAAAGCTACATTTGATATAATATGTTGTGAATTAGAATCAGTAGTTACAAAAAAAGATACAATGCTACGTCTGGCGATCCCTGTTCGCCAGCGCGTAGCAGTTTGCATTTGGAGGTTGGCCACAGGTGCACCACTTCGCGAAGTGTCTAAGCGATTTGGGCTTGGTATATCCACTTGTCATAAGCTCGTGCTCGAGGTTTGCACAGCAATAAAAGGCGTTTTAATGGCGAAATTCTTACAATGGCCTAACGATGAAAAGATGAATGAACTAAAACAAGAATTCGAGTCCATTTCAGGTATACAAAATGTAGGTGGATCAATGTACACTACACACGTTCCGATTATAGCACCAAAAGACAGTGTCACAGCTTATTTTAACAAAAGACATACTGAGCGGAATCAAAAGACTTCTTATTCAGTAACCATACAAGGGGTTGTTGATCCTAAAGGAATTTTTACTGATGTTTGTATTGGCTGGCCTGGTTCAATGACAGATGATCAAGTTTTGGAAAAATCAGCTCTTTTTGAAAGAGCAAACAGAGGACTTTTAAAGGATATTTGGGTTGTTGGAAATTCAGGATTTCCGTTATTAGATTGGATATTGGTCCCGTTTTCACACCAGAATTTAACATGGACGCAACACGCGTTTAATGAGAAAGTTGAAGATGTTCAAAGAGTTGCTAAAGATGCATTTATGAGATTGAAAGGTAGATGGAGTTGTTTACAAAAGAGAACAGAAATGAAACTTCAAGATTTGCCTGTTGTATTAGGAGCTTGTTGTGTTTTGCATAATATTTGTGAAATGAGAGGTGAAGAATTAAGTCCAGAATTAAGGTTTGATTTGTTTGATGATGAAATTGTACCAGAAAATATTGTGAGATCTATGAGTGCATTACAGGCTAGAGATCAGATTGCTCACAAGCTTTTGCACCATAATTACTCAGGCACCAACTTCctttaa